One region of Wyeomyia smithii strain HCP4-BCI-WySm-NY-G18 chromosome 3, ASM2978416v1, whole genome shotgun sequence genomic DNA includes:
- the LOC129731722 gene encoding uncharacterized protein LOC129731722 yields the protein MSRSPPSFMDGVPVKISESFKPPPKISLPQSVTNRLAQFENGADSVRYSHTYDFMLEETVLKRITEWRAAKEKERYEREERLRLKEQERIRFIEEEQKRKLNQISYPNTDDLSSASDEEEHSEENDDSNPSGSSEEHVQTVVAGQHRQMTNFDSILIPTVLPDMSVTKTSDKTIDLNSHISYSIPKKTSLINNNNNNSSSGYNKINYSDFENDTSSPFDNMELKTINDLDILAQVLNLNVSDSCPEMKTEEAVKNEIEIMDRKVHVPEPKATIAERPQLNYDQQAHYQHVAYPTPLQQQQTSSSNDYYSALNSYHYTYGQYGQSSIVPSVCYAPTTVNRTLLNQYQTVTNTSYQSGPQSQYQPYTQSSGSPAAYNYYPYTSLSVSSASQPTYAPSFLYNAYAQQVSSGGSYSYAMQPKTDVTVSTASIAYGAGNVSEHPTDASSSAATAMSKSKSKSVPDIVRQLDEEVKDSAQRRTRNNSQSIDVQKQDSGIKSEKSSTVTPMEQDFTVYNQLSLAEQNLVKSIGSMGFPLERVAAVLKRIGSDDKKIVEHLIPLSELLDLGFEEAKISEALLKFENNKHKALDYLIS from the exons ATGTCAAGAAGCCCACCCAGCTTCATGGACGGGGTCCCGGTGAAGATATCGGAGAGTTTTAAACCTCCTCCGAAAATTAGCCTTCCACAAAGTGTGACCAATCGATTAGCTCAATTTGAAAATGGTGCTGACAGTGTTCGATATTCTCACACTTATGATTTTATGCTAGAAGAAACGGTATTAAAACGGATTACCGAATGGCGTGCTGCAAAGGAAAAAGAGCGATACGAAAGAGAAGAGCGACTTAGATTGAAAGAACAAGAACGGATACGTTTTATTGAAGAAGAGCAAAAGCGTAAGTTGAATCAAATTTCGTATCCTAATACAGATGACTTATCGAGTGCAAGCGATGAAGAAGAACATTCGGAAGAAAATGATGATTCGAATCCGTCAGGATCATCCGAAGAACATGTTCAAACGGTTGTGGCTGGTCAACATAGGCAGATGACCAATTTTGATTCTATTCTGATTCCCACGGTACTCCCAGATATGTCCGTAACAAAAACTAGTGACAAAACGATTGATCTTAATTCACACATTAGTTATAGCATTCCAAAAAAGACCAGTCttattaacaacaacaataacaacagcagcagtggatataataaaataaattattcgGATTTTGAAAACGATACATCAAGTCCGTTTGATAACATGGAGTTGAAAACAATAAACGATTTGGATATATTGGCACAGGTACTAAATTTAAACGTTTCCGATTCTTGTCCAGAAATGAAAACTGAAGAAGCTGTCAAAAATGAAATAGAAATCATGGACCGAAAGGTACACGTTCCTGAACCGAAGGCAACAATAGCAGAGCGTCCACAGTTAAACTATGATCAACAAGCACACTATCAGCATGTAGCCTATCCTACACCATTACAGCAACAGCAAACGTCCTCGTCGAATGATTACTATAGTGCGTTGAATAGTTACCACTACACATATGGGCAATATGGTCAATCTTCAATTGTCCCTTCCGTTTGTTACGCACCTACAACAGTCAATAGAACGTTGCTCAATCAATACCAGACAGTTACTAATACTTCCTATCAGTCAGGGCCACAGTCGCAATATCAACCCTACACTCAGAGCAGCGGATCCCCAGCAGCATATAACTATTACCCCTATACCAGTTTATCAGTAAGCTCTGCATCCCAGCCTACGTATGCTCCTTCGTTTCTTTACAACGCATATGCCCAACAAGTTTCATCTGGTGGGAGCTACAGCTATGCAATGCAACCAAAGACAGATGTGACAGTTTCAACTGCATCAATAGCTTATGGTGCTGGTAATGTCAGTGAGCATCCAACAGATGCATCGAGTTCAGCGGCAACGGCTATGAGTAAATCGAAATCCAAAAGCGTGCCCGATATCGTGCGTCAATTGGATGAAGAGGTGAAGGATTCTGCCCAGCGAAGAACAAGAAACAACAGCCAATCGATTGATGTACAGAAACAGGATAGTG gaataaaatcggaaaaatcatCTACCGTAACACCAATGGAGCAAGATTTCACAGTTTATAACCAGCTCTCGTTAGCGGAGCAAAACCTAGTCAAAAGTATAGGTTCAATGGGTTTTCCGTTGGAACGTGTTGCAGCTGTACTAAAGCGAATAGGTAGCGATGATAAAAAG atTGTGGAGCACCTAATACCGTTGAGTGAGCTGCTGGATCTTGGTTTTGAGGAAGCGAAAATATCAGAGGCGTTACTCAAGTTTGAAAATAACAAACACAAAGCGTTGGATTATCTAATATCGTAG
- the LOC129727908 gene encoding ubiquitin-like protein 7: MSFVYLGVHLPFKSYRKIKLDNFEIESKTEQLRQEAGKAINDFPAEEFDFIYCGDILSDGDVLKDKGVRNGSVIQLIQKKKECSSLPEVHSFTEADVQEILGIWKTVDSSNFQKVRHPEFMKNVLDANPAIRKDLWALSILKDPILLSSMQQPETIRRVAEKHHILIDASRSIVQLLNSKMISKSTTFSPTIESAIDDALSDSSSSDDNTSPTTSTGVRSARRITADQLASALVFAGSSYNSLSSISQRDADNRESADQTNQPSTSGSNNTSNRITPSMFMNALSEVIQSQRRTNEPTEPMDTSPPPVASSAPAEAVSDNDMGSQTQSQHSTMEASLNQYRAELEQMREMGLTDTETNIQALIVCNGNVEAAVNLVFSGMTY; the protein is encoded by the exons ATGTCATTTGTCTATTTGGGAGTGCATTTACCGTTTAAATCATACCGAAAAATAAAGCTGGACAACTTTGAAATTGAAAGCAAAACTGAACAGCTGCGTCAAGAAGCTGGTAAAGCAATTAATGATTTTCCAGCTGAGgaatttg attttatttattgcggTGATATACTGAGTGATGGGGACGTGCTAAAGGATAAAGGCGTACGAAATGGGTCAGTGATTCAGCTGATTCAGAAGAAAAAAGAATGCTCTTCGTTACCAGAAGTGCATAGTTTTACTGAAGCGGACGTGCAGGAAATTCTCGGTATTTGGAAAACTGTAGATTCATCGAACTTTCAGAAAGTTCGCCATCCGGAGTTTATGAAAAACGTACTTGATGCTAATCCAGCAATACGGAAGGATTTGTGGGCTTTATCCATTTTGAAAGATCCGATCCTATTATCGTCAATGCAACAACCAGAAACAATTCGTCGTGTTGCCGAAAAACATCATATCCTCATCGATGCATCCCGCTCAATTGTACAACTACTTAATTCAAAAATGATATCAAAATCTACAACATTCTCACCCACAATTGAAAGTGCAATAGATGATGCTTTATCCGATTCATCGTCTAGTGACGACAATACTTCTCCGACTACATCCACTGGTGTTCGTTCTGCTCGACGCATCACTGCTGATCAATTAGCTTCCGCTTTGGTTTTTGCCGGGTCTTCCTATAATTCATTGTCCAGTATCTCGCAACGAGACGCAGATAACCGAGAAAGTGCTGACCAAACGAATCAACCATCCACGTCCGGCAGCAACAACACTTCGAACCGTATTACACCGTCAATGTTCATGAACGCTTTATCCGAGGTGATCCAATCACAACGGCGTACCAACGAGCCAACAGAACCAATGGATACTTCGCCTCCTCCCGTGGCGTCTTCTGCACCAGCTGAAGCTGTATCGGACAACGATATGGGGTCGCAGACACAATCGCAGCATTCAACAATGGAAGCTAGTCTTAATCAATATAGAGCTGAGCTGGAGCAAATGAGAGAGATGGGTCTTACCGATACTGAGACTAACATTCAAGCACTAATTGTGTGCAACGGAAATGTGGAAGCAGCAGTCAATCTTGTGTTCAGTGGAATGACGTATTGA